In Cyanobacteria bacterium QS_8_64_29, the following proteins share a genomic window:
- a CDS encoding prepilin peptidase, producing MLALEGPATAAIAGLAFVLGAALGSFANVVIRRLPAGESLLRPPSHCPVCQHGLRASDNVPILSWLWLRGRCRYCRTPIPLRYPLVEAASGGICLLALAAYGASWQALAYGSFGIWLLVLAAIDLETLTLPETLTRSGLLAGLGVRILLSWQETGPGIAQQLALGIGGAVLGLWLLEGIALAGSLALGQPAMGGGDAKLAAGIGAWLGWQQLLLAGFLACLSGAIAGGAAIVVGARGRRQPLPFGPFLALGAGLSLMGGEALLAAYRDWLWP from the coding sequence GTGCTCGCGCTCGAAGGGCCGGCGACCGCCGCCATTGCCGGGTTGGCCTTTGTCCTTGGGGCCGCGCTGGGGAGCTTTGCCAACGTCGTCATTCGCCGCTTGCCGGCCGGCGAGTCCCTGCTGCGACCGCCTTCCCACTGCCCGGTTTGCCAGCATGGGCTGCGCGCGAGCGACAACGTTCCCATCCTGAGCTGGTTGTGGCTGCGCGGGCGCTGCCGCTACTGCCGCACCCCCATTCCGCTCCGCTACCCACTGGTGGAAGCCGCTAGCGGCGGTATTTGTTTGCTAGCGCTGGCAGCCTATGGCGCGAGCTGGCAGGCGCTGGCCTACGGCAGCTTTGGGATCTGGCTGTTGGTACTGGCTGCCATCGACCTCGAGACCCTGACCTTGCCCGAAACGCTCACTCGCTCGGGATTGCTGGCGGGGCTGGGCGTCCGCATCTTGCTGAGCTGGCAGGAGACCGGGCCGGGGATCGCGCAGCAGCTCGCTCTCGGCATTGGTGGGGCCGTGCTGGGCCTGTGGCTGCTGGAGGGGATCGCGCTGGCCGGGTCGCTGGCGTTGGGGCAACCGGCCATGGGGGGCGGCGATGCCAAGCTGGCCGCTGGCATTGGCGCGTGGCTGGGGTGGCAGCAGCTGCTGCTGGCCGGGTTCCTGGCCTGCCTATCGGGCGCGATCGCGGGCGGTGCGGCGATCGTAGTGGGAGCGCGCGGGCGGCGGCAACCGCTGCCGTTCGGCCCCTTTTTGGCCCTAGGCGCCGGCTTGAGCCTGATGGGTGGCGAGGCCCTGCTGGCCGCTTATCGCGATTGGCTTTGGCCCTAG